CCTGGctgtcagtcaaaagttttacAGTTCAGCATATCGCATGTCTACAGGTGATTTGTTTATACGACTCATGAAAGATGATCCATCCACTGTGAAGGGGGCAGAAACACTAATCCTTGGGGAAATGCTTACCCTGCCACAGAATTTTGGGTAATTTACAATACATTACatgattattaataataatttaattttgagTTCCAAAACATGCTTTGAGGTGCATCCCCTTTATTTTCTGTCCAGAAATATTTTCCTAGGCGAGACCTTCTCGAGTTACATTAGTGTGCACAACGACAGCAATCAAGTGGTTAAAGATATCCTTGTAAAGGTAGGGGCTCTCAAGCAAGGATTATCTGCTGTGGTTGCTGTGTTTTTTTTGGTCTCACTTTTATCCCATGATGCTTTGTCTCATCAGGCGGACCTACAGACGAGCTCGCAGAGGTTAAATTTATCCGCTTCAAACTCCGCTGTTTCTGAACTCAAACCAGAGTGCTGCATTGATGATGTCATCCATCATGAGGTCAAGGAGATCGGGACACACATGTATGTTAGCTTTTTGATGGacaaattttattattattttatttgtaaacaTTAGTCTATGCGTCAacaaacaatgaccaatattgTTAATGTTGGTTAATGTCAATAGTGGTtcattaaagcaataaaccccgagaagcagtgggttaccagtgcattttataacagctaaggggcgttgttaggcacgacgcgaagcggagtgcctaaacccccttagctgttataaaatgcactggtaacccaacgcttcgaggggtttattgcgtttataaaacggttacttcatatgcataacgttagcgggattttataaaataaaacccaaaaaagttgtaattatattagtacaaatattactcttccgccaaacaaagtagttcctcagaatcaagtgtgactgaaacagagcgcagttcccaaccaacacagacacagcaaagacacaatgaaaatatgatttaagactgtggtgtttattttataaatcaccattcatctaatttatacattaacatttatatcgtgcaactgttgaagtgataatcaaatatgcttggaagcatgctgaactctttccccgtcagcggtttttttttaagttgccacccagttttagtgtaatgccttccagaaaattatcttctttatataaacataaaatatcaaaatgaaagaacagaccatccgctttgaaacaaaaacaaacaaaaaaacatttcatcctaccttcatttgatctcttatcacctctcaaatttttttattaaaagcggagataattccatttttgtaaagaactttagtaagagatcagattcagacggagccatgaacagtactacacggtgttttcagtgaatgcgtcagtgtttaagttgggtaagatcgccacccagtggataatagcggacgtatgaacttgagttataaaatcctcagacaacgttttctctttatcgacgagatgactcaacaatatttattgacattcatctggatatcgccattaattgtgcaattgtatacaaattaaaaatatgatttaagactgtggtgtttattttcataaatcaatacgcagtaacagtggcgcagtgaaacttatgtaatgtggtctgaaccgtgaggttaccggtgtattttatcacggcttagaacgcgtttcaaccaatcagaatgaagaaccagaactgcccgttttataatgtttattaattaatgttaacagttacaacgcTTAATTTTACAAATTTATTAGTAAATGCCGATATTTACATGAACTAAccatgaacaatacttctaaacattttatttatcttagttcatgttagctaatgcataaACTAATGTTATTACACAGCTCGTTAGattgcttgattctgattggccagttgcgacatttgcaggtttgttattctcGGATACACACGGTAACCCGGATGttgcaaataattttgacaaGTACAGTGTCATATTACaccaaaattaaatataaatatgttttaatgaCATATAACATTATATTTACTGATGATTACACCGAATAGTGTGTTCGTGACATTTGAACGGCTTGTTTTATCTTAAGAGCGAAAGTAAGCATGTTTTCCTTGTGGAAGCtctgcattcattaaaaatgaacaaataaatatttcaaattaatctTTAATATTCTTTActttacttatgaggtaaacaGCCATGTAATAAGATGGATTTTAtgcagaaaacagtaaatcacacaaaaatgacattagctgggtttttacaaGGCAGGGACAAACATAGTCATAATCTAAATTGTTGTTCTTACCATGTTTGCATATTATCTTTTGTAATTTCAGCTTGGTCTGCGCAGTCAGCTACACCACCCAGTCTGGAGAGAAACTTTACTTCAGAAAGTTTTTTAAGTTTCAGGTGAGCTCATCTGATTTATTTTGGCCCGTGAATGGATGTGAACTGCTCACATCACTATTAAGCCATTTAGCACTGGGTTGAGACGTTTCATTCACACTACAGcttgatatttgtactaaagCACGAGATCTTATGCAGCCCAACAGAACCTGAAGCCGCAGTAGCGATGCACTGAAGAAATGAAGCACTGTGTTATGGGATTTcatctgttttttttaatggattcTGTTGAATTTGAATCAAATTGCAGCTCAAACTTTAGTTTTAACTCTATTTTAAACCAGGTGCTCAAGCCTCTAGATGTAAAAACCAAATTCTACAACGCTGAGGTAAGTTTGCATTTACCAGTTtgcatttttatgtatattagTGTGTAAATATTAGATTGCAAATTACTTATTGTATAGACATGGTCATCCTGCCCGTCTGCATCGCATCTGAGCTAGTCTATGCTTTTAGAGAACCCGTTTTGACACATTTTCATTggtttcatttgatatttattATGGTTAGTTTCTCTGTTTCATTCATTGTTAGAAGTTTTGTTCACATTTACGCTGCCTTAAAGAAGAAAACTGACACCGTCATTTTTTCTGCATGTAACCTTCACTTTtctaatgtttattttttgtgttttattcctcCATTAGAGTGACCTCAGTTCTGTGGTAATTGTTTTCCCTTCTCCATTGCAATCTTTCTTTTTCAGCACAGcctttttcatttcttttaagGCCTTTGACATAAAATGggttaaacattgaaaaagtaTTTCATTAAAATGAACTTAAAAGACAGTCATTTTAAAACAGTACATGCATAGAATATACACTACTGGTCAAACGTTTTGAAACACTCACttgttctttatttatattttatttttaataaaaaacttcatacaaactatggcataacacaaatgtaactgtgtgggaattatgttgtgaataaaatcattcaataattaatcaaaacacttttaTATTTGATCATCTGAAGTGCTgtcaccctttgcctagaaatTGCAAAACTGTACTCGTGTCATTCTATTAAGAAGCTTAAAGTTTCACCTTATGATGAATTTCACATTTAATCTGGACTTCTAATTTAACTTTTCTTCGATGTTCAAAGTcatctatttaaaaatatatatttttccgAGGGAcatgaattcaaaatatgtgttcggagtgtcgtgtgaaccatgtgcattatgcgtcttgtcaaaatacgtgccttcCACAACCAtgttgaaagggtttatgatcaAAGAGAAACTCGCGTACACTAAATACTTGCAAGACAGTAACTTAACAcaaaactctgattacacatgagattaagcgagtgtCTGGCatcacttttatcataaacccttcaaACACGCGTGCAACatacatgttttttaaaaagacGCATGAtgatgatgcacatggttcacataatgcgccgaacacatattttgacatgacgaaccacacacatgactgactaaatacatgttgtgacaagcttcgcatcgtgcaccctcgaaaaagaagtcaccggccaccactgttGTCAACAAAAGTAATTTCAAACATTTAACCATACACGTTGAGATTAAACAATTTTTAAGATCACTGTTAACATGTTagtgttttaaaacttttaattggTAGTGTACTACTTTTTATTTACTCAAAGGGGTCGACTAAAATTAATTAAGTGGAACCTTAAATATCAAATTTGACTCAAACATTATGAAAATGTGAGTGGAAATGTGTAAAGAGTATTTACTGAAAAGGCACACGTTAATAGACGCAAAAATCTCATTTCCATAATAACCGCCGCAATCTACCAGGAGCATAGGGTTTAAGACATGCTTTATGTTGGCGTTAAATAATGGTGCAAATACCAGTCAACGGACAAGAGCAAACCATATTAAgattcattttaaatactttCTTCCAATAAATTTTGAGTCTGAAAAGGAAACACAGTATGCATATGCAgtaaggtcagtcgcaaaaactTGCCTTTTCAGTCTAAATTTTTCACTGCATGTCTTTAGTTAATCCTgacagaagtttttttttttacactgcaaaaGAGGCATTTGTTATGGCGCAAGCtcttagtaaatctggcccttagtgCGTATTTGATAATCACACAACAGGAGCTATCATCTCTGTTTATCCTATGTTATTAATTTCGACCATTGTTGTATGCTTAGCCAAACTTTACAGAAGGTCCAGAAGATTGATACTGCCACAAAGTGAAAAGAATTATATAAGACTTTATATAAGAAGTATAAGACTTTATACCAGCAATAATTCttattaaagccacaatatgtaagatgtgtaataaaatatctaatgctgcgttcacaccagccacagTAGAGACGTCAAGCGCgggtgatttcaatgttaagtcaatgtgaaggtgtggaggtcccgcggcgcaaATGAGGCATTTAGGAAACACGGCAGTTGAAAAATTGGAACTTTGCTGAAAAACGTggcgtgttaaccaatcaggagcttgctctagtagtgacgtgataacaagggagtcgcagaagccccttccatgacgcgaatttccacgtgaatgtctcgatgactagaatttcacgctcTGCTTTTATGCGCAAATGAATCGAGtaaacttaaaatgttcaagtggcaaactagATGCGGTAGACGTGAATTTGATGTCTCAAACGCGACTGGTGTGAACCCAAGGTAAAAACCACTGCACAGTGTGATATTTTTTTATGCAAGTTGTGTACTTACATTATCCCAAAAGTTTGTAAATACAgataaaatcttgttttaaataatgtctTGTCTCCCTTAATTGTCCCCTTTTAGTGACTTAAAGGAATactcaactttaaaaaaaaagattaactaataatttactcacccccatgtaaTCCAAAATGTTTCTGTCTGtattgttcagtcgagaagaaattaggttttttaaaggaaaatgtTCCATTTCTTCcaatttttctccatatagtggactttattggatctcaacagtttacagtttcaatgcagcttcaaagcactctaaacgatcccaacccgaggcaaaagggtcttatctaatGAAACGATCATCATTTTCaccaaaaaagtacttttaaaccacaacttgcACTTGCCATGTGATCCACCAGCGTGACCTTCACATCAAAGGTCACGCATGACATTTATACGAAACTGCTCCAGAGTTTACAAGTGTGTATAAAGAGGGCCGTTCTGACATTGTTGTTAATTGATTACGATGGCATGAAATAAGATGATCAAATGGACAGGTAAAACAACATTCATTTATTACCTCATCTGTGAACATCATGGGTAAATTCCATAATTCTCTGGATGGTAAAAACAACATTTCCCATCGTTCCACTCTCATTCATAACTTCATTAGCTTTGCCTTTATTATTGCTATTCTGTAAGACCTCTAATGGTGaaaatcctacatattgtggctttaaatcTTTTTACAATAATAGTAGAaaaatatcatttaaaaaaccCAAACTCACAGGACTTTAATCAACTGATATTATGATGGACTGTAGCAGTTGACACCATAGGATTGGCCAGCATAGTATACTTTATAAAGTGGTGTTATTAAACATACTTTTTCATGTTTACCCACTAACTCTCAATGCTTCTGCTATCCTGATGACTCATTTAACAAGTGCAAACCAATGAGCTAAATCTCTCAACCAGATTGGGAAAATTCATGCTTGTTATATATATGGATCTTTGTGTTTAAGATGCCAGTGTATTTGCTGTAACACATTAAACTTGTAATAATAGTAATGTGTGGtaagttttaaaatgtgatTTGTTTTAGGTTTGTTTAGAGTAACAAGTTGTATTTTCTTTACAGATgcgtaaatgtatttatttatttattggttatTGAATAATCAGGCTTGGCATGGGAACTTTTGCTTTCTGCTTTAACAAATACCAGCTTAAAATCATACTAATCTACCGCTCAGAGATCAATCCTGTATTTGCCTTTCAGACACAAAAATAATCAATAAACCACACTTCAATTTTTCCAATGAACTTGATTTGAAGGGCcatatttaaagatatttagagaacattcttataattttaaaaataaatcaacgTTTACCCATACAGAGCCCTTCAAATAAAGTATCACTCCAGGATAATGTCTGGAAAATTAATCATTTACGGTGGCCCTGAGGTATTTGGTCACTCAGGACTTTTGAAAATATCTTAATGTCATTGCATTACATAACAAAGTATCAAAGGAAATTTATTCAATAGAAAGATGACACATTTATTAATACTTAAAGTACTTTGACAATTTCTGGTTGACTTATGTTACCAGAATACGTCTAACTTATTTGTTGGGGAATCTTCTGAAATTCACCTATGATAAATTGCTCATTAATGGTAATTCTTAAATGTCTAGCATCATTTTTTGCTATTTAATGCAATAACATTTATAGTCTTTCAAGTGTGACTTAAGTTTCCAGATACTTTCAGGGACCACTTTAAAATGCATGAAATCTTGCCAGGTCTGAATAAATGATTTTGATTGGCTCTCAACAGCTGGTTAGACTGATCTGATGGTTTAATCTTTGACCCTCCAGACAGATGAGGTTTTCCTGGAGGCACAGATCCAGAACATCACCACATCGCCAATGTTCATGGAGAAGGTTTCTCTGGAGCCTTCAATGATGTACAACGTCAACGAGCTCAACACTGTGGCTGCTGAAGATGAGAGGTGCCGTAAACCAAACTGTTTCACGAGTATTGTGCATGGCATTATGATGTATGCTTTTTTATGTGCTGCTTATACCTAACTTTGTCGAATTGTACGGTAACAAAGTAATAGTTGCAAATAAGGCCTTTTCACAAAGTTTTCATGTTTTTACAGCAAGTCAACGTTTGGGAAGATGTCCTATCTCCAGCCCTTGGATACAAGGCAGTATTTGTACTGCCTAAAGCCCAAGCCGGAGTTTGCGGAGAAGGCCGGGGTTTTAAAGGGGGTGACGGTAATCGGCAAGTTAGACATTGTGTGGAAAACCAACCTTGGAGAGAGAGGCAGACTACAGACAAGCCAATTACAGAGAATGGTACGACTCTCGGTGTAGATCAAAGCAACAAAGTCAATCAAATGTGACCCGGACCACAAACCTAGTTTTAAgttgcacaggtatatttgtagcaatagccaaaaatacatgaAAGATCATGAAATGTcctatattttgtaaatgtctcacagtaaatatatcaaaacgtTATTTTTGTGAATGGATGTAGTGCTAAGAAATTAATTTGGTCAattttaaaggcgattttctcaatatttatatttttcccTCTTATATtctagattttcaaatagttgtatgttGGCCAAAttttgtcctatcctaacaaacctaAAAAACTTTTAGATAATGTATAATAATCTCAGTTTCAACAAATTGACCCCTATGacttgttttgtggtccagggtcacaaatgaggATGTAGGGCAACAGACAATGGCCTAATGCAGTGTTTTTCCGACCAGGTGGCCATTTCCAAGGAGGCATCAAGataacttaaaattattaaaaataagcattaaaataagctaaaacaagcaaaaatcaagatgttttgtatgttttttggccattttagtaGCGTATATACATCTGTGTAGTCATTCCAAGCTCTAGTtaattttatttggaaaaactTGAGTGAGTCGGGGGCgttcaaatattgttgtgggcaacTAAGGGTCCTTGAACTCAAAAAGGTCTAATGGTTATTTATCTTAATGTGCAAACTGGTGGACAATGATGTAACCGTTTTGGAAGAAATTAATGAAATTTTAGATGCAGTAAATAGACATGACATAAAATTATGTATCTTATATCAGGGATTCTCAACAGGTTTTTGCTTACGAACACAAATTTGTTTTTGGTACACACATAAACCATATAGTGGTCAGCAAAAACCGTGTTTATTCTCAGTGCAAGTGAACTTGTATTTAATGTTGTGTGGATATTATTATATTGCTTTGCATAGTTTGTTCATAGTAATTCATTGTAATTGCATGTTACATAATCTATAATCCATGTCGTCCTACAGTAACTGGTTTTATTGAATTGTATTATTTGCATTTAGCATTGTTTTCCCTGCTTTCTGCAACGTTAAGGTTGTATATCAGCACAGCTATTGCTTTAATATAACATTAGGGAACTATTAGGGATTCA
This window of the Paramisgurnus dabryanus chromosome 10, PD_genome_1.1, whole genome shotgun sequence genome carries:
- the trappc13 gene encoding trafficking protein particle complex subunit 13 isoform X1; protein product: MRVKGHISTADKMDVNQAKQEHLLALKVMRLTKPTLFTNMPVTCEDRDLPGDLFIRLMKDDPSTVKGAETLILGEMLTLPQNFGNIFLGETFSSYISVHNDSNQVVKDILVKADLQTSSQRLNLSASNSAVSELKPECCIDDVIHHEVKEIGTHILVCAVSYTTQSGEKLYFRKFFKFQVLKPLDVKTKFYNAESDLSSVTDEVFLEAQIQNITTSPMFMEKVSLEPSMMYNVNELNTVAAEDESKSTFGKMSYLQPLDTRQYLYCLKPKPEFAEKAGVLKGVTVIGKLDIVWKTNLGERGRLQTSQLQRMAPGYGDVRLSLELIPDTVNLEEPFDITCKITNCSERTMDLLLEMCNTRSIHWCGVSGRQLGKLSPSASLSIPLKVLSSVQGLQSISGLRLTDTFLKRTYEYDDIAQVCVVCPYTSPES
- the trappc13 gene encoding trafficking protein particle complex subunit 13 isoform X2; its protein translation is MRVKGHISTADKMDVNQAKQEHLLALKVMRLTKPTLFTNMPVTCEDRDLPGDLFIRLMKDDPSTVKGAETLILGEMLTLPQNFGNIFLGETFSSYISVHNDSNQVVKDILVKADLQTSSQRLNLSASNSAVSELKPECCIDDVIHHEVKEIGTHILVCAVSYTTQSGEKLYFRKFFKFQVLKPLDVKTKFYNAETDEVFLEAQIQNITTSPMFMEKVSLEPSMMYNVNELNTVAAEDESKSTFGKMSYLQPLDTRQYLYCLKPKPEFAEKAGVLKGVTVIGKLDIVWKTNLGERGRLQTSQLQRMAPGYGDVRLSLELIPDTVNLEEPFDITCKITNCSERTMDLLLEMCNTRSIHWCGVSGRQLGKLSPSASLSIPLKVLSSVQGLQSISGLRLTDTFLKRTYEYDDIAQVCVVCPYTSPES